A single genomic interval of Rhododendron vialii isolate Sample 1 chromosome 3a, ASM3025357v1 harbors:
- the LOC131319573 gene encoding pre-mRNA cleavage factor Im 25 kDa subunit 2-like isoform X2 — translation MTSCCALCCCVCSIFAPQTPLSITRRSVHRRERERERERGRMGMGMNTYPLSSYTFGTKEPKMEKDTSVADRLARMKLNYTKEGMRTSVEAILLVQEHNHPHILLLQIGNTFCKLPGGRLKPGENEIEGLKRKLNSKLGANTPTLQPDWQIGECVAVWWRPNFETIMYPYCPPHISKPKECKKLYLVHLSEREYFAVPKNLKLLAVPLFELYDNVQRYGPVISTIPQQLSRFQFNMIHA, via the exons ATGACGTCATGCTGTGCTCTATGTtgttgtgtatgtagcattttTGCTCCTCAAACCCCTCTCTCGATCACTCGCCGGTCAGTccacaggagagagagagagagagagagagagagagggaggatgGGGATGGGTATGAACACGTATCCGCTATCGAGCTACACATTCGGAACCAAGGAGCCCAAGATGGAGAAAGATACTTCCGTCGCCGATCGCCTTGCTCGTATGAAACTCAA TTATACGAAAGAAGGAATGCGGACTAGCGTTGAGGCGATTCTACTG GTGCAGGAGCATAACCATCCTCATATTCTTCTTCTGCAAATTGGAAACACGTTTTGTAAACTTCCTGGTGGGCGTCTGAAACCTGGGGAGAATG AGATTGaaggtttgaaaagaaaactaaatagCAAACTTGGTGCTAATACACCTACTCTTCAACCAGATTGGCAG ATAGGAGAGTGTGTAGCTGTTTGGTGGAGACCAAATTTTGAAACCATTatgtatccatattgccctccCCACATATCAAAACCTAAG GAATGTAAGAAGCTTTACCTTGTTCACCTTTCTGAAAGAGAGTACTTTGCCGTGCCAAAAAATCTGAAACTTCTTGCTGTTCCATTGTTTGAACTCTATGATAATGTTCAG AGATACGGGCCTGTTATATCCACCATTCCTCAGCAGTTGTCTAGGTTTCAGTTCAACATGATCCATGCATAA
- the LOC131319574 gene encoding uncharacterized protein LOC131319574, translating into MAIIYGLTEVCAGLAHPKQPYQIQKYSRCTPSNYCGVQLVSRRIPRAKTCLATCFRIRYVAPALRSHHGLSYDDENFVEEPIWLTLKKEAFGALKSLFIFLLGQPSQLKYIEWPSFQSTLKTASLTLILMALLIVALASVDSALCYLLALYLRKSP; encoded by the exons ATGGCAATAATATATGGGCTGACAGAAGTCTGTGCAG GCTTAGCTCATCCTAAACAACCATACCAGATTCAGAAATATAGCAGATGCACACCTAGTAATTATTGTGGCGTTCAACTTGTTTCTAGAAGG ATTCCTAGGGCAAAAACCTGTCTTGCAACGTGTTTCCGCATCAGATATGTTGCACCTGCACTGAGAAGTCATCATGGTTTGAGCTACGACGACGAGAACTTCGTTGAGGAGCCAATTTGGTTGACTTTGAAAAAGGAAGCTTTCGG GGCTTTGAAGTCTTTATTCATCTTCCTCCTTGGGCAGCCTAGCCAGCTGAAGTACATAGAGTGGCCGAGTTTCCAGAGCACG CTAAAGACAGCTTCCCTCACTCTCATTCTCATGGCACTTCTTATAGTTGCACTTGCTTCAGTTGACTCTGCCCTCTGCTATCTACTGGCCTTGTATCTGCGGAAGAGCCCATGA
- the LOC131319572 gene encoding WD repeat-containing protein RUP2: MNKFPTHSHPQTEPQNPNPHQEPNPEENEKESEAEKPRREWDFTLSTVISSSAATGAVSNTVGVIEFDPSGALLATGGIARKIRVYDFKTLLIENEVAVLDHNSACDFCICTPAKLSSLRWKPGSGGRVVGSGDYDGVVTEYDLERRVPVFERDEHGGRRVWSMDYSHLDPVLGGSGSDDGTMQMWDPRCDGGRCVARVQPSVGRSSVCCVEFNPFGGALVAVGCADRKAYGYDVRKMADPVTVFDGHSRAVSYVRFLDHRTVVTSGIDGCLKMWDTEDQGPIRTYKGHVNSRRFVGLSAWRRGGLLACGSESNEVFVYDKRWGEPIWVHGFEPAGEPGCDRGFVSSVCWRQEGEDGCTLVAGGSDGVLQLFEGKRKLFL, from the coding sequence ATGAACAAATTCCCAACCCACTCCCATCCCCAAACCGAACCACAGAACCCAAACCCACACCAAGAACCAAACCCagaagaaaacgaaaaagaaTCAGAAGCAGAGAAACCCAGGCGTGAATGGGACTTCACTCTGTCCACGGTTATTTCTTCCAGCGCCGCCACCGGAGCCGTCTCCAACACCGTCGGTGTCATCGAATTCGATCCCTCCGGTGCTCTCCTGGCCACCGGAGGGATTGCCCGGAAAATCCGTGTCTACGACTTCAAAACACTATTAATTGAGAATGAAGTGGCTGTTTTAGACCACAACAGCGCTTGTGACTTTTGCATATGTACTCCGGCCAAGCTGAGCAGCCTCCGTTGGAAACCCGGCTCGGGCGGGCGGGTCGTTGGTTCGGGGGACTACGACGGGGTCGTGACCGAGTACGACCTCGAGCGGAGAGTGCCCGTCTTCGAACGCGACGAGCACGGCGGGCGGCGGGTGTGGAGCATGGACTACTCGCATTTGGACCCGGTGCTGGGCGGGTCGGGCTCGGACGACGGGACCATGCAAATGTGGGACCCGCGCTGCGACGGGGGCAGATGCGTGGCCCGCGTCCAACCCAGCGTCGGACGGAGCTCCGTTTGCTGCGTGGAGTTTAACCCCTTCGGCGGCGCACTGGTGGCCGTCGGATGCGCCGACAGGAAAGCCTACGGCTACGACGTCAGAAAGATGGCGGATCCCGTAACGGTGTTCGACGGGCACTCGAGGGCCGTGTCGTACGTCCGGTTCCTCGACCACCGAACGGTGGTGACGTCGGGCATCGACGGGTGTTTGAAGATGTGGGACACGGAGGATCAAGGCCCGATTCGCACGTACAAGGGGCACGTGAACAGCCGGAGATTCGTCGGGTTATCGGCGTGGAGGCGGGGCGGTTTGCTGGCTTGCGGGTCGGAAAGCAACGAGGTCTTCGTGTATGACAAGAGGTGGGGCGAGCCCATTTGGGTTCACGGGTTCGAGCCGGCAGGTGAGCCGGGGTGCGACCGTGGGTTCGTCAGCAGCGTCTGTTGGAGGCAGGAGGGAGAGGATGGGTGCACCCTTGTGGCCGGTGGGTCGGACGGGGTTTTGCAGCTGTTTGAGGGTAAGAGGAAGTTGTTTTTATGA
- the LOC131319573 gene encoding pre-mRNA cleavage factor Im 25 kDa subunit 2-like isoform X1 — MTSCCALCCCVCSIFAPQTPLSITRRSVHRRERERERERGRMGMGMNTYPLSSYTFGTKEPKMEKDTSVADRLARMKLNYTKEGMRTSVEAILLVQEHNHPHILLLQIGNTFCKLPGGRLKPGENEIEGLKRKLNSKLGANTPTLQPDWQIGECVAVWWRPNFETIMYPYCPPHISKPKECKKLYLVHLSEREYFAVPKNLKLLAVPLFELYDNVQVWLEEALSSFQSGFHYSFSFSFSDFSFVSINCKIQIYSVIALDH; from the exons ATGACGTCATGCTGTGCTCTATGTtgttgtgtatgtagcattttTGCTCCTCAAACCCCTCTCTCGATCACTCGCCGGTCAGTccacaggagagagagagagagagagagagagagagggaggatgGGGATGGGTATGAACACGTATCCGCTATCGAGCTACACATTCGGAACCAAGGAGCCCAAGATGGAGAAAGATACTTCCGTCGCCGATCGCCTTGCTCGTATGAAACTCAA TTATACGAAAGAAGGAATGCGGACTAGCGTTGAGGCGATTCTACTG GTGCAGGAGCATAACCATCCTCATATTCTTCTTCTGCAAATTGGAAACACGTTTTGTAAACTTCCTGGTGGGCGTCTGAAACCTGGGGAGAATG AGATTGaaggtttgaaaagaaaactaaatagCAAACTTGGTGCTAATACACCTACTCTTCAACCAGATTGGCAG ATAGGAGAGTGTGTAGCTGTTTGGTGGAGACCAAATTTTGAAACCATTatgtatccatattgccctccCCACATATCAAAACCTAAG GAATGTAAGAAGCTTTACCTTGTTCACCTTTCTGAAAGAGAGTACTTTGCCGTGCCAAAAAATCTGAAACTTCTTGCTGTTCCATTGTTTGAACTCTATGATAATGTTCAGGTATGGTTGGAAGAAGCACTTTCCAGTTTCCAAAGTGGATTTCATTATTCTTTTTCATTTAGTTTTTCCGATTTCAGttttgtctcaatcaattgTAAGATTCAAATTTATTCTGTCATTGCATTGGATCATTGA